One genomic segment of Sminthopsis crassicaudata isolate SCR6 chromosome 4, ASM4859323v1, whole genome shotgun sequence includes these proteins:
- the LOC141539146 gene encoding keratin, type I cytoskeletal 10-like isoform X1, with protein sequence MSQRYSSSKQYSSSRSGGGGGSSSIRISSSRGSGYGVSSIGGGSSYGSCSRGGFGSGSVRGFGGGGGGFGAGSSYVGSSFGGGGFGGGSCGGGSFGGGGFGGGSYGGGSFGGGSFGGGSFGGGSFGGGGFGGGLGGGFGGGLGGGDGGLLTGNEKVTMQNLNDRLASYLDKVRSLEESNYELEQKIKEWYEKNGNANQREPRDYSHYYDQIKELKDQILNLSTDNANVLLQIDNARLAADDFRLKYENEVTLRQSVEADINGLRRVLDDLTLAKSDLEMQLESLNEELAFLKKNHEEEMKDLQNVSTGDVNVEMNAAPGVDLTEYLNRMRSEYEAMAEQNRKDAEAWFNEKSKELTTEIDTNVEQMSSHKSEITELKRSLQALEIELQSQLALKQSLESSLAETEGRYCVQLSQIQAQITALEEQLQQIRAETECQNSEYQMLLDIKIRLENEIQTYRSLLEEGGSSSGGGGRGGGSGGGYGGSSGGGGYGGSSGGGGYGGSSGGGGYGGSSGGSGGFKGSGSRGGSSGGQQGGSTGSGGESKSGSGTRSAETYWDSNRSHVIKTIVEEVAPDGRILSSIVESETKKHY encoded by the exons ATGTCCCAGAGATATAGTTCCAGCAAACAATACTCTTCCTCCcgaagtggaggaggaggaggaagttcATCCATCAGAATCTCAAGCAGTAGAGGCTCTGGTTATGGGGTTAGCTCTATTGGTGGAGGCTCTAGCTATGGCAGCTGCTCAAGAGGGGGCTTTGGCAGTGGATCAGTAAGAGgctttggaggaggaggaggaggctttGGTGCTGGCAGCAGCTATGTTGGAAGTAGCTTTGGTGGTGGTGGCTTTGGTGGAGGAAGCTGTGGTGGAGGAAGCTTTGGTGGGGGCGGATTTGGTGGGGGCAGTTATGGTGGGGGAAGCTTTGGTGGGGGAAGCTTTGGTGGAGGAAGCTTTGGTGGAGGAAGCTTTGGTGGAGGAGGCTTTGGTGGAGGCCTTGGGGGAGGCTTTGGGGGAGGCCTTGGTGGAGGTGATGGAGGGCTCCTCACAGGCAATGAGAAGGTCACCATGCAGAACCTGAATGATCGCCTGGCCTCCTACCTGGACAAAGTGCGAAGTCTGGAAGAATCTAACTATGAGCTAGAGCAAAAAATCAAGGAATGGTATGAGAAAAATGGCAATGCCAATCAGAGAGAACCTCGTGACTACTCTCATTATTATGACCAAATCAAAGAACTTAAGGATCAG atCCTGAATCTAAGTACTGACAATGCCAATGTGCTGCTGCAAATTGACAACGCCAGGCTGGCTGCTGATGACTTTAGACTGAA GTATGAAAATGAAGTGACCCTGCGTCAAAGTGTGGAGGCTGATATTAATGGCCTGCGCAGAGTCCTAGATGATCTGACTTTGGCTAAATCTGACCTAGAGATGCAGCTTGAAAGCCTGAATGAGGAACTGGCCTTCCTGAAGAAGAACCACGAAGAG GAAATGAAAGATCTTCAAAATGTGTCCACTGGAGATGTGAATGTGGAAATGAATGCTGCTCCAGGAGTAGATCTGACTGAATATCTGAACCGCATGAGAAGTGAATATGAGGCTATGGCTGAACAAAACCGCAAGGATGCTGAAGCCTGGTTcaatgaaaag AGCAAGGAGCTGACCACAGAGATTGATACCAATGTTGAACAAATGTCCAGTCACAAATCTGAGATCACTGAATTGAAACGCAGCCTTCAAGCTTTGGAGATTGAACTGCAGTCACAACTGGCCCTG AAACAATCCCTGGAATCATCTTTGGCAGAGACAGAAGGTCGTTATTGTGTACAGCTGTcacaaatccaggctcagatcACTGCTCTAGAAGAGCAGTTACAGCAGATCAGGGCTGAAACAGAATGCCAGAATTCAGAATACCAAATGCTCCTTGATATCAAGATCCGCCTGGAGAATGAAATTCAGACCTACCGCAGCCTGCTAGAGGAAGGAGG tagcTCATCTGGAGGTGGTGGCCGTGGAGGAGGCTCCGGTGGTGGATATGGTGGAAGCTCTGGTGGTGGAGGATATGGAGGAAGCTCTGGAGGTGGAGGATATGGTGGAAGCTCTGGAGGTGGAGGATATGGTGGAAGCTCAGGTGGCAGTGGAGGATTCAAAGGTTCTGGATCCAGAGGAGGTTCAAGTGGAGGACAACAAGGAGGAAGCACTGGATCTGGTGGAGAATCTAAAAGCGGCTCAGGAACAAGGTCAGCAGAAACTTACTGGG ATTCTAATAGAAGCCATGTGATCAAGACTATCGTTGAGGAGGTTGCCCCTGATGGTAGAATCCTTTCATCCATAGTGGAATCAGAGACCAAGAAGCACTACTAA
- the LOC141539146 gene encoding keratin, type I cytoskeletal 10-like isoform X2: MSQRYSSSKQYSSSRSGGGGGSSSIRISSSRGSGYGVSSIGGGSSYGSCSRGGFGSGSVRGFGGGGGGFGAGSSYVGSSFGGGGFGGGSCGGGSFGGGGFGGGSYGGGSFGGGSFGGGSFGGGSFGGGGFGGGLGGGFGGGLGGGDGGLLTGNEKVTMQNLNDRLASYLDKVRSLEESNYELEQKIKEWYEKNGNANQREPRDYSHYYDQIKELKDQILNLSTDNANVLLQIDNARLAADDFRLKYENEVTLRQSVEADINGLRRVLDDLTLAKSDLEMQLESLNEELAFLKKNHEEEMKDLQNVSTGDVNVEMNAAPGVDLTEYLNRMRSEYEAMAEQNRKDAEAWFNEKSKELTTEIDTNVEQMSSHKSEITELKRSLQALEIELQSQLALKQSLESSLAETEGRYCVQLSQIQAQITALEEQLQQIRAETECQNSEYQMLLDIKIRLENEIQTYRSLLEEGGSSSGGGGRGGGSGGGYGGSSGGGGYGGSSGGGGYGGSSGGGGYGGSSGGSGGFKGSGSRGGSSGGQQGGSTGSGGESKSGSGTRF, encoded by the exons ATGTCCCAGAGATATAGTTCCAGCAAACAATACTCTTCCTCCcgaagtggaggaggaggaggaagttcATCCATCAGAATCTCAAGCAGTAGAGGCTCTGGTTATGGGGTTAGCTCTATTGGTGGAGGCTCTAGCTATGGCAGCTGCTCAAGAGGGGGCTTTGGCAGTGGATCAGTAAGAGgctttggaggaggaggaggaggctttGGTGCTGGCAGCAGCTATGTTGGAAGTAGCTTTGGTGGTGGTGGCTTTGGTGGAGGAAGCTGTGGTGGAGGAAGCTTTGGTGGGGGCGGATTTGGTGGGGGCAGTTATGGTGGGGGAAGCTTTGGTGGGGGAAGCTTTGGTGGAGGAAGCTTTGGTGGAGGAAGCTTTGGTGGAGGAGGCTTTGGTGGAGGCCTTGGGGGAGGCTTTGGGGGAGGCCTTGGTGGAGGTGATGGAGGGCTCCTCACAGGCAATGAGAAGGTCACCATGCAGAACCTGAATGATCGCCTGGCCTCCTACCTGGACAAAGTGCGAAGTCTGGAAGAATCTAACTATGAGCTAGAGCAAAAAATCAAGGAATGGTATGAGAAAAATGGCAATGCCAATCAGAGAGAACCTCGTGACTACTCTCATTATTATGACCAAATCAAAGAACTTAAGGATCAG atCCTGAATCTAAGTACTGACAATGCCAATGTGCTGCTGCAAATTGACAACGCCAGGCTGGCTGCTGATGACTTTAGACTGAA GTATGAAAATGAAGTGACCCTGCGTCAAAGTGTGGAGGCTGATATTAATGGCCTGCGCAGAGTCCTAGATGATCTGACTTTGGCTAAATCTGACCTAGAGATGCAGCTTGAAAGCCTGAATGAGGAACTGGCCTTCCTGAAGAAGAACCACGAAGAG GAAATGAAAGATCTTCAAAATGTGTCCACTGGAGATGTGAATGTGGAAATGAATGCTGCTCCAGGAGTAGATCTGACTGAATATCTGAACCGCATGAGAAGTGAATATGAGGCTATGGCTGAACAAAACCGCAAGGATGCTGAAGCCTGGTTcaatgaaaag AGCAAGGAGCTGACCACAGAGATTGATACCAATGTTGAACAAATGTCCAGTCACAAATCTGAGATCACTGAATTGAAACGCAGCCTTCAAGCTTTGGAGATTGAACTGCAGTCACAACTGGCCCTG AAACAATCCCTGGAATCATCTTTGGCAGAGACAGAAGGTCGTTATTGTGTACAGCTGTcacaaatccaggctcagatcACTGCTCTAGAAGAGCAGTTACAGCAGATCAGGGCTGAAACAGAATGCCAGAATTCAGAATACCAAATGCTCCTTGATATCAAGATCCGCCTGGAGAATGAAATTCAGACCTACCGCAGCCTGCTAGAGGAAGGAGG tagcTCATCTGGAGGTGGTGGCCGTGGAGGAGGCTCCGGTGGTGGATATGGTGGAAGCTCTGGTGGTGGAGGATATGGAGGAAGCTCTGGAGGTGGAGGATATGGTGGAAGCTCTGGAGGTGGAGGATATGGTGGAAGCTCAGGTGGCAGTGGAGGATTCAAAGGTTCTGGATCCAGAGGAGGTTCAAGTGGAGGACAACAAGGAGGAAGCACTGGATCTGGTGGAGAATCTAAAAGCGGCTCAGGAACAAG ATTCTAA